In Myxococcus stipitatus, the following are encoded in one genomic region:
- a CDS encoding DEAD/DEAH box helicase: protein MATPETQAPLAALLPKKGEPALDSDSILDRFVGYVSANGLSLYPAQEEAILELLAGKHLFLKTPTGSGKSLVATALHFKAMAEGKVSFYTCPIKALVNEKFFALCDAFGAENVGMLTGDASINRDAPIICCTAEILANLALRDAGARVDYVVMDEFHYYSDRDRGVAWQIPLIALPNATFLLMSATLGPTHIIEESLEKLTGREVATVRSAQRPVPLDYDYRESALHETIEELVARKKYPIYLVNFTQRTAAEQAQNLMSVDFSTKEEKEAIRVALLDAPFDTPYGKDFQRYLRHGIGMHHAGLLPKYRLLVEKLAQGGHLKVISGTDTLGVGVNIPIRTVLFTQLFKFNGEKLSTLRVRDFQQIAGRAGRKGFDNEGSVVAQAPEYVVENIKQAAKEAAGKKKAPKAKPPQKNFVQYDRSTFERLQTGMPEPLESRFAVSHGMILNLLQSDHVRGTGGYRRLVELIQRCHDSDFLKRRHLRDAARDFRTLRGAGIVEVVRGEGGSGATVKVAQELQQDFSLNHTLSLYLLETLELLDPTTDSYALDVVTLVESILENPEVVLYAQLSQLKGEKIQELKAQGMEYDDRMEELEKLEWPKPNRDFIYGTFNAFARKHPWVGEENIRPKAVVRDMFERFMSFHDYVREYGLQRSEGVLLRYTSDVYKTLAQTVPERFRTEEVEDFIDHLRATIRQVDSSLVDEWERMRNPGAVVEAKPEVSLKPKELTDDPRAFAARVREELHRLLRALGQKRYTDALSLLDNPLGEWTAPKLEQAMVPYHEEHKVVVLTPQARKPANTFLKETGPRLWEVQQRIMDPEGHGDWLLDCEIDLRDRRLDEGPILILRRIGP, encoded by the coding sequence ATGGCCACCCCTGAAACCCAAGCGCCGCTCGCCGCCCTGCTCCCGAAGAAGGGGGAGCCCGCGCTCGACTCGGACAGCATCCTGGACCGCTTCGTGGGCTACGTCTCAGCGAACGGGCTCAGCCTCTATCCCGCCCAGGAGGAGGCCATCCTGGAGCTCCTGGCGGGCAAGCACCTGTTCCTGAAGACGCCCACCGGTTCCGGCAAGTCGCTGGTCGCCACCGCGTTGCATTTCAAGGCGATGGCCGAGGGCAAGGTCTCCTTCTACACCTGCCCCATCAAGGCGCTGGTCAACGAGAAGTTCTTCGCGCTGTGTGATGCGTTCGGCGCGGAGAACGTGGGCATGCTCACCGGCGACGCCAGCATCAACCGCGACGCGCCCATCATCTGCTGCACCGCGGAGATTCTCGCCAACCTCGCGCTGCGCGACGCGGGCGCCCGGGTGGACTACGTCGTCATGGACGAGTTCCACTACTACTCGGACCGGGACCGTGGCGTGGCCTGGCAGATTCCGCTCATCGCGCTGCCCAACGCGACGTTCCTCCTGATGTCGGCGACGCTGGGGCCCACGCACATCATCGAGGAGAGCCTGGAGAAGCTCACCGGCCGCGAGGTGGCCACGGTGCGAAGCGCGCAGCGTCCGGTGCCGCTCGACTACGACTACCGCGAGTCCGCGCTGCACGAGACGATTGAAGAGCTGGTGGCGCGCAAGAAGTACCCCATTTACCTGGTGAACTTCACCCAGCGCACCGCCGCGGAGCAGGCGCAGAACCTGATGTCCGTCGACTTCTCCACCAAGGAGGAGAAGGAGGCCATCCGCGTCGCGCTGTTGGATGCGCCCTTCGACACGCCCTACGGCAAGGACTTCCAGCGCTACCTGCGCCACGGCATCGGCATGCACCACGCGGGCCTGCTGCCGAAGTACCGGCTCCTGGTGGAGAAGCTGGCGCAGGGCGGGCACCTCAAGGTCATCAGCGGCACGGACACCCTGGGCGTGGGCGTGAACATCCCCATCCGCACGGTGCTCTTCACCCAGCTCTTCAAGTTCAACGGCGAGAAGCTTTCCACGCTGCGCGTGCGCGACTTCCAGCAGATCGCCGGCCGCGCGGGCCGCAAGGGCTTCGACAACGAGGGCAGCGTCGTGGCGCAGGCCCCGGAGTACGTCGTCGAGAACATCAAGCAGGCCGCCAAGGAGGCCGCGGGCAAGAAGAAGGCCCCCAAGGCGAAGCCCCCGCAGAAGAACTTCGTGCAGTACGACCGGAGCACCTTCGAGCGCCTCCAGACGGGCATGCCGGAGCCGCTGGAGTCCCGCTTCGCCGTGTCCCACGGCATGATTCTCAACCTGCTCCAGAGCGACCACGTGCGGGGCACCGGCGGCTACCGGCGCCTGGTGGAGTTGATTCAGCGCTGCCACGACTCGGACTTCCTGAAGCGCCGACACCTGCGGGACGCGGCGCGGGACTTCCGCACGCTGCGCGGAGCGGGAATCGTCGAGGTGGTGCGAGGGGAGGGGGGCTCGGGGGCCACGGTGAAGGTGGCGCAAGAGCTCCAGCAGGACTTCAGCCTCAACCACACGCTGTCGCTCTATCTGTTGGAGACGCTGGAGCTCCTGGACCCCACCACGGATTCGTACGCGCTGGACGTGGTGACGCTGGTGGAGTCCATCTTGGAGAACCCGGAGGTGGTGCTCTACGCGCAGCTGAGTCAGCTCAAGGGCGAGAAGATTCAAGAGCTGAAGGCGCAGGGCATGGAGTACGACGACCGCATGGAGGAGCTGGAGAAGCTGGAGTGGCCCAAGCCCAACCGCGACTTCATCTACGGAACCTTCAACGCCTTCGCGCGCAAGCACCCGTGGGTGGGCGAGGAGAACATCCGTCCCAAGGCGGTGGTGCGGGACATGTTCGAGCGCTTCATGTCCTTCCACGACTACGTGCGTGAGTACGGGCTGCAGCGCAGCGAAGGCGTGCTGCTGCGCTACACCAGCGACGTGTACAAGACGCTGGCGCAGACGGTGCCGGAGCGCTTCCGCACGGAGGAGGTGGAGGACTTCATCGACCACCTGCGCGCGACGATTCGCCAGGTGGACTCCAGCCTGGTGGACGAGTGGGAGCGCATGCGCAACCCGGGCGCCGTCGTCGAGGCGAAGCCCGAGGTGTCGCTCAAGCCGAAGGAACTCACCGACGACCCGCGGGCCTTCGCCGCTCGCGTGCGCGAGGAGCTGCACCGGCTGCTGCGCGCGCTGGGGCAGAAGCGCTACACGGACGCGCTGTCGCTGCTGGACAATCCGCTGGGCGAGTGGACCGCGCCCAAGCTGGAGCAGGCCATGGTGCCGTACCACGAGGAGCACAAGGTGGTGGTGCTCACCCCGCAGGCGCGCAAGCCGGCCAACACGTTCCTCAAGGAGACGGGGCCTCGGCTCTGGGAGGTCCAGCAGCGCATCATGGACCCGGAAGGTCATGGCGACTGGCTGCTCGACTGCGAGATCGACCTGCGAGACCGGCGGCTGGACGAGGGGCCCATCCTCATCCTGCGCCGCATCGGCCCGTAG
- a CDS encoding galactose oxidase-like domain-containing protein has protein sequence MLHSWRVAILATWAAVSVAQAQSPDVATAGQWTPVQKWPYSAVHTHVLPTGKVMFFSEFGDGDNPMLWDPQTNVLTALPKAGYNIFCAGHAFMADGRLLVAGGHISDDSGLPYATIFDPFKLTWTRIPNMNAGRWYPTVTTLPNGDMLVTGGAKEDRSKNLIPQVWQASKNSWRNLSNASLELMYYPWMFTTPQGKTLMAGYWKPARYLDTEDKGAWSVGPRTSYAHSRNAGSAVMYDEGKVLLTGGDNPPTNNVEVLDLGSSKPTWRTVPPMRYVRRQHNSTVLPDGTVLVTGGHSGPGTDNPNFPRYETELWDPATEKWTELARSSAYRGYHSTTVLLPDGRVLSAGSKGVKTMQVFSPPYLFRGTRPTITSAPTNIAYGENFRVTTSDAASITQATWIRLGSVTHAFDENQRFMRLRFTASNGGLTITAPANANLAPPGHYMLFLLNGQKVPSVAKIIRVGGDASVPTPNEPPPDTGFTAVAFGSEWKYDDRNVDPGPAWTQPTFNDAAWKKGPGQLGYGESDERTVLNKTTPVQSTVYFRRKFTLHAMVEKAMLQVVHDDGVTVFLNGTQVFSKFISNPTHAAYADGASADNTLSQTALPAARFLMGENTLAVMVKQANATSSDLSFDLELKVITDEMQMDALFFESPNGGETLRPGSVQTLQWMTHGSGVANVRVQFSADNGATWTTVEPSIPNIGFFEWTVPRTETTQGVLRISDASRPDVEDRTDTPFTITAIPRFRAITFGEYWKFDDRNLDPGSQWTSLGFDDTAWRSGPGKLGYGGGDEHTVLNKTTPSQPTVYFRKKLTLGEAIRSANLRVLHDDGVAIWVNGRLVFSRYTDNGLAHGAFASTVLKTPITSTGAIDASAFVPGDNIIAVMVKQANGESSDVSFDLELNLEAR, from the coding sequence ATGTTGCATTCCTGGCGTGTCGCCATCCTCGCCACATGGGCCGCGGTCTCCGTGGCCCAGGCCCAGTCTCCCGACGTGGCCACCGCCGGCCAGTGGACCCCGGTCCAGAAGTGGCCTTACTCCGCGGTGCACACCCACGTCCTGCCCACGGGAAAGGTGATGTTCTTCTCCGAGTTCGGGGACGGCGACAACCCCATGCTCTGGGACCCGCAGACCAACGTGCTCACCGCGCTGCCCAAGGCGGGCTACAACATCTTCTGCGCGGGCCACGCCTTCATGGCGGATGGCCGGCTGCTGGTGGCGGGCGGACACATCTCGGATGACTCGGGCCTGCCCTACGCCACCATCTTCGACCCCTTCAAGCTCACCTGGACGCGCATCCCCAACATGAACGCGGGCCGGTGGTACCCCACCGTCACCACGCTGCCCAACGGCGACATGCTGGTGACGGGCGGCGCCAAGGAGGACCGGAGCAAGAACCTGATTCCCCAGGTGTGGCAGGCCTCGAAGAACTCGTGGCGCAACCTGAGCAACGCCAGCCTGGAGCTCATGTACTACCCGTGGATGTTCACCACGCCCCAGGGCAAGACGCTCATGGCCGGGTACTGGAAGCCCGCGCGCTACCTGGACACGGAGGACAAGGGGGCCTGGTCCGTCGGGCCTCGCACCAGCTATGCCCACAGCCGCAACGCGGGCAGCGCGGTGATGTACGACGAGGGCAAGGTGCTCCTCACGGGCGGCGACAACCCTCCCACCAACAACGTGGAGGTGCTGGACCTCGGCTCCTCCAAGCCCACCTGGCGCACGGTGCCGCCCATGCGCTACGTGCGCCGGCAGCACAACAGCACGGTGCTCCCGGATGGGACGGTGCTCGTCACGGGCGGGCACAGCGGTCCGGGCACCGACAACCCCAACTTCCCCCGCTATGAGACGGAGCTCTGGGACCCCGCCACGGAGAAGTGGACCGAGCTGGCCCGGTCCTCCGCGTACCGCGGCTACCACTCCACCACGGTGCTCCTGCCGGATGGCCGGGTGCTCTCCGCCGGAAGCAAGGGCGTGAAGACGATGCAGGTCTTCTCTCCGCCGTATCTCTTCCGAGGCACACGCCCCACCATCACCTCCGCGCCCACCAACATCGCGTACGGAGAGAACTTCCGCGTCACCACGTCCGACGCGGCCAGCATCACCCAGGCGACGTGGATCCGCCTGGGCTCCGTCACCCACGCCTTCGACGAGAACCAGCGCTTCATGCGGCTGCGCTTCACGGCCAGCAACGGCGGACTCACCATCACCGCGCCCGCCAACGCCAACCTGGCTCCGCCCGGCCACTACATGCTGTTCCTGCTCAACGGCCAGAAGGTCCCCTCGGTCGCGAAGATCATCCGCGTGGGGGGCGACGCCTCGGTGCCCACCCCCAACGAGCCGCCCCCCGACACGGGCTTCACGGCCGTGGCCTTCGGTTCCGAGTGGAAGTACGACGACCGCAACGTCGACCCGGGCCCCGCCTGGACGCAGCCCACGTTCAACGACGCCGCGTGGAAGAAGGGCCCCGGGCAGCTGGGGTACGGCGAGTCCGACGAGCGCACCGTGCTGAACAAGACGACGCCCGTCCAGTCCACCGTCTACTTCCGCCGCAAGTTCACCCTCCACGCCATGGTGGAGAAGGCCATGCTCCAGGTGGTCCATGACGACGGCGTGACGGTGTTCCTCAACGGCACGCAGGTCTTCTCGAAGTTCATCTCCAATCCGACCCACGCCGCCTACGCGGATGGCGCCAGCGCGGACAATACGCTGAGCCAGACGGCGCTCCCCGCCGCGCGCTTCTTGATGGGCGAGAACACCCTGGCCGTCATGGTGAAGCAAGCCAACGCCACCTCCAGCGACCTGTCGTTCGACCTGGAGCTCAAGGTCATCACCGACGAGATGCAGATGGACGCCCTCTTCTTCGAGAGCCCCAACGGTGGCGAGACGCTCCGGCCGGGCAGCGTCCAGACGCTCCAGTGGATGACCCACGGCTCGGGCGTCGCCAACGTGCGCGTGCAGTTCTCCGCCGACAACGGGGCGACCTGGACCACCGTGGAGCCCAGCATCCCCAACATCGGCTTCTTCGAGTGGACGGTGCCACGCACGGAGACCACCCAGGGTGTCCTGCGCATCTCGGACGCGTCGCGGCCCGACGTCGAGGACCGCACCGACACGCCCTTCACCATCACCGCGATTCCCCGGTTCAGGGCCATCACCTTCGGCGAGTACTGGAAGTTCGACGACCGGAACCTCGACCCGGGCAGCCAATGGACGTCGCTCGGCTTCGACGACACGGCGTGGCGCTCCGGCCCTGGCAAGCTGGGCTATGGCGGCGGCGACGAGCACACGGTGCTGAACAAGACGACGCCCAGCCAGCCCACCGTCTACTTCCGCAAGAAACTCACGCTGGGCGAGGCCATCCGCTCCGCCAACCTTCGCGTCCTGCACGATGACGGCGTGGCCATCTGGGTGAATGGCCGGCTCGTGTTCTCGCGCTACACCGACAACGGCCTGGCTCACGGCGCCTTCGCGAGCACCGTGCTGAAGACGCCCATCACCAGCACGGGCGCCATCGACGCGTCCGCGTTCGTCCCAGGCGACAACATCATCGCGGTGATGGTGAAGCAGGCGAACGGCGAGTCGAGCGACGTGTCGTTCGACCTCGAGTTGAACCTCGAGGCCCGCTAG
- a CDS encoding phosphoenolpyruvate carboxylase, which translates to MARVRAVDQPLRRDVRLLGRLLGEVLVEQEGQDLFDLEEDVRRLAIQRRRGPMAGRRASAAELAEVLKRLPVEKAEPVLRAFSVYFQLVNLAEQHHRIRRARAHASVESPSPQRGSLEATFLSLKDAGIPAARVREALHRMQVTLTLTAHPTQAVRRTLLEKLYRMAGLLEERDRCELTPRESAENLESLREEITTLWQTDELRRERPTVGDEVKNILWYVEEVLAEQLSELPELLEWAFERAYGEPLGSVDTPVRVHSWVGGDMDGNPLVTPEVFADTLRAHRARGLRLLMNGLERLGGMLSQSVRHAEPSPELLASLERDAEQLPEAEQRLGPRTVGEPWRRKLRFMEERLHQALRHVLAQRTGDAGALPPGAYRTPEALLADLDLLARSLEQAKATKAGLRQVLRMRERVLALGLSLAELEARVPAEDAVSAAASLEPGGPAPSDGGKRLLAVLDRLREAQAEAGEPACRTLILSMASTAEDVLAAFKCIQHAGLWDEKRGCATVDVVPLFEQLGALDAGPDVLRTLFANAEYRRHVDARGAQEVMVGYSDSGKEVGLLAASAALYRAQVALTRAAKEAGVPLRLFHGRGESVARGGGPAQEAILALPQGAVAGGYKATEQGEALDHKYARPELARRTLELILGGVLPHLLDAQPRPSEEDEQTFRAAFDTLAETGRVAYRSLVWEDPRFLELFMAATPVEEIAALPIGSRPSKRKAGGLESLRAIPWVFAWTQNRAILPGWYGVGSALEDFAKKPGGAALLKRMYRQWPFFKAVIDNVTMVLAKSDMAIAGRYAALAPASTRPLWRLIQQEHRRTRKQVKRLTGEQRLLDHNPQLQRAISLRNPYVDPMSFLQVELLRRKREAAGDFDRPLLLSLNGIAAGMRNTG; encoded by the coding sequence ATGGCTCGTGTTCGTGCCGTGGATCAGCCGCTTCGCCGTGATGTCCGTCTGTTGGGGCGCCTGCTGGGAGAGGTGCTCGTCGAGCAGGAAGGGCAGGACCTGTTCGACCTGGAGGAGGACGTTCGCCGGTTGGCCATCCAGCGCCGCCGGGGCCCGATGGCCGGACGGCGCGCCTCCGCGGCGGAGCTGGCCGAGGTCCTCAAGCGGCTGCCCGTGGAGAAGGCGGAGCCGGTGCTTCGCGCCTTCTCGGTGTACTTCCAGCTGGTCAACCTGGCGGAGCAACACCACCGCATCCGCCGCGCCCGCGCGCATGCCAGCGTCGAGTCACCCAGCCCCCAGCGAGGCTCGCTGGAAGCGACGTTCCTCTCGCTCAAGGACGCGGGCATTCCCGCCGCGCGAGTCCGTGAGGCGCTCCACCGGATGCAGGTGACATTGACGCTCACCGCGCACCCAACGCAGGCCGTGCGCCGCACGCTGCTGGAGAAGCTCTACCGGATGGCGGGGCTGCTCGAGGAGCGGGACCGGTGCGAGCTCACGCCCCGGGAGAGCGCGGAGAATCTGGAGTCGCTTCGCGAGGAGATCACCACGCTGTGGCAGACCGACGAGCTGCGCCGCGAGCGCCCCACGGTGGGCGACGAGGTGAAGAACATCCTCTGGTACGTGGAGGAGGTGCTCGCCGAGCAGCTCTCGGAGTTGCCCGAGCTGTTGGAGTGGGCCTTCGAGCGCGCCTACGGTGAACCCCTTGGCTCCGTGGATACGCCGGTGCGCGTCCATTCGTGGGTGGGCGGGGACATGGATGGCAACCCGCTCGTGACTCCCGAGGTCTTCGCGGACACGCTGCGCGCCCACCGGGCCCGGGGCCTGCGCTTGTTGATGAACGGCCTGGAGCGCCTCGGCGGAATGCTCTCGCAGTCGGTCCGGCACGCGGAGCCGTCGCCCGAACTCCTCGCCTCGCTGGAGCGCGACGCCGAGCAGCTCCCGGAGGCCGAGCAGCGGCTGGGGCCTCGGACGGTCGGCGAGCCGTGGCGCCGCAAGCTGCGCTTCATGGAAGAGCGCCTGCATCAGGCCCTGCGCCACGTGCTGGCCCAGCGCACGGGCGACGCGGGGGCGTTGCCTCCGGGCGCATACCGCACCCCGGAGGCGCTGCTCGCGGACCTGGACCTGCTGGCGCGCTCGTTGGAACAAGCGAAGGCGACGAAGGCCGGACTGCGTCAGGTTCTGCGCATGCGTGAGCGCGTGCTCGCCTTGGGGTTGTCCCTGGCCGAGCTGGAGGCTCGAGTCCCCGCGGAGGACGCGGTGAGCGCGGCGGCTTCGTTGGAGCCGGGAGGCCCCGCGCCGTCGGACGGTGGAAAGCGGCTGCTCGCGGTGCTGGACCGGCTGCGCGAGGCCCAGGCCGAAGCGGGTGAGCCCGCATGCCGCACGCTCATCCTGAGCATGGCCAGCACGGCCGAGGACGTGCTCGCGGCCTTCAAGTGCATCCAGCACGCGGGCCTGTGGGACGAGAAGCGCGGCTGCGCGACGGTGGACGTGGTGCCGCTGTTCGAGCAGCTCGGCGCGCTGGATGCCGGGCCCGACGTCCTGCGCACCCTCTTCGCGAACGCCGAGTACCGACGTCATGTCGATGCGCGTGGCGCGCAGGAGGTGATGGTCGGCTACAGCGATTCCGGCAAGGAGGTCGGACTGCTGGCCGCGAGCGCCGCGCTGTATCGCGCGCAGGTGGCGCTCACCCGGGCGGCGAAGGAGGCGGGCGTCCCGCTGCGGCTGTTCCACGGTCGCGGTGAGTCCGTGGCCCGAGGTGGAGGCCCCGCGCAAGAGGCCATCCTCGCGTTGCCCCAGGGCGCGGTGGCGGGAGGCTACAAGGCGACGGAGCAGGGCGAGGCGCTGGACCACAAGTACGCGCGCCCCGAACTCGCCCGGCGCACGCTGGAGCTCATCCTGGGCGGCGTGTTGCCCCATCTGCTCGACGCGCAGCCTCGGCCCTCCGAGGAGGATGAGCAGACCTTCCGCGCCGCGTTCGACACGCTCGCCGAGACGGGGAGGGTGGCCTACCGCTCGCTCGTGTGGGAGGACCCCCGGTTCCTGGAGCTCTTCATGGCCGCGACGCCGGTGGAGGAGATCGCCGCGTTGCCCATCGGCTCCCGCCCCAGCAAGCGAAAGGCGGGGGGGCTCGAGTCCCTGCGCGCCATCCCCTGGGTGTTCGCGTGGACCCAGAACCGCGCCATCCTGCCGGGGTGGTACGGCGTGGGCTCTGCGCTGGAGGACTTCGCGAAGAAGCCGGGTGGGGCCGCGCTCCTCAAGCGCATGTATCGCCAGTGGCCCTTCTTCAAGGCGGTCATCGACAACGTCACCATGGTGCTGGCCAAGTCGGACATGGCCATCGCCGGGCGGTACGCGGCGCTGGCTCCCGCCTCCACGCGGCCCCTGTGGCGCCTCATCCAGCAGGAGCACCGCCGCACTCGCAAGCAGGTGAAGCGGTTGACCGGAGAGCAGCGGCTGTTGGACCACAACCCCCAGCTCCAGCGGGCCATCTCGCTGCGCAATCCCTACGTCGACCCGATGTCCTTCCTCCAGGTGGAGCTCCTGCGCCGCAAGCGCGAGGCCGCGGGCGACTTCGACCGGCCGCTGCTGCTCTCGCTCAACGGTATCGCGGCCGGCATGCGCAACACCGGTTAG
- a CDS encoding bifunctional acetate--CoA ligase family protein/GNAT family N-acetyltransferase — MAVVGASERPGSVGRTVLWNLISNPFGGTVYPINPKRPNVLGIRAWPSLRALPEPVDLAVIVTPAPAVPDVIRECAELGVQGAIIISAGFKETGEAGARLEREILQIAQAARMRIIGPNCLGVMRPPTGFNATFAGAMARPGNVAFISQSGALLTAILDWSLREAVGFSAFVSVGSMLDVGWGDLIDYLADDPMTRSILLYMESIGDARAFLSAAREVALTKPIIVIKAGRTAQAAQAAASHTGTLTGSDEVLTAAFRRTGVLRVESISDLFYMAETLAKQPRPSGRRLTILTNAGGPGVLATDALVSGGGELAVFGDDTRRALDAFLPPQWSHGNPVDVLGDADPERYARALEVAGSDPGSDGLLVILTPQDMTEPTQTADRLKPYAKLPGKPVLASWMGGSEVAAGERILNDAGIPTFGYPDTAARIFNYMWRYSYNLAGLYETPTLTEEPTGGRDAARRLVDAARARGRTLLTEHESKQLLSSYGIPTVETKLATTEEDAVAEAAALGYPVVLKLHSFTVTHKTDVGGVRLNLQGAEAVRQAFRGIRERLMELGQADAFQGVTVQPMVTLSGLELIVGSSLDPQFGPVLLFGAGGTLVEVFKDRALGLPPLNTTLARRMMEQTRIYQALRGVRGAKPVDLPELERLLVRFSQLVVEQPWVKEVDINPLLASSERLLALDARVVLHPPSVTEAELPKLAIEPYPQQYVSPFRLKNGEELLLRPIRPEDEPRMERFHRTLSEQTVFMRYAGLMQLSTRVAHERLSRICFNDYAREMALVAERKGGELLGVGRLTRLRGTQDAEFAILISDAVQHEGLGTEMLRRLVEVGRAWGMQRIVADILAGNRAMQNVSKRLGFSILPHEELAPDMVKAVKVL, encoded by the coding sequence GTGGCCGTGGTCGGTGCCAGCGAGCGACCCGGGAGCGTGGGGCGCACCGTTCTCTGGAACCTCATCAGCAACCCCTTCGGGGGCACTGTCTATCCCATCAATCCCAAGCGGCCCAATGTGCTGGGCATTCGCGCGTGGCCCTCGCTGCGTGCGCTGCCCGAGCCCGTGGACCTGGCCGTCATCGTCACGCCCGCGCCCGCCGTCCCCGACGTCATCCGTGAGTGCGCGGAGCTGGGTGTCCAAGGCGCCATCATCATCTCCGCGGGCTTCAAGGAGACGGGGGAGGCGGGCGCACGTCTGGAGCGCGAAATCCTCCAGATTGCCCAGGCCGCGCGCATGCGCATCATCGGCCCCAATTGCCTGGGGGTGATGCGTCCACCCACGGGCTTCAACGCGACGTTCGCCGGCGCCATGGCGCGGCCCGGAAACGTGGCCTTCATCAGCCAGAGCGGCGCGCTGCTCACGGCCATCCTCGACTGGAGCCTTCGCGAGGCGGTGGGCTTCAGCGCCTTCGTCTCCGTGGGCTCCATGCTGGACGTGGGGTGGGGCGACCTCATCGACTACCTCGCCGACGACCCGATGACGCGCTCCATCCTCCTCTACATGGAGTCCATCGGTGACGCGCGAGCCTTCCTCTCCGCCGCGCGCGAGGTGGCGCTCACCAAGCCCATCATCGTCATCAAGGCGGGACGCACCGCCCAGGCCGCGCAGGCCGCCGCGTCACACACGGGCACCCTCACCGGGAGCGACGAGGTTCTCACCGCCGCGTTCCGCCGCACTGGCGTGCTGCGCGTGGAGTCCATCTCCGACCTCTTCTACATGGCGGAGACCCTCGCGAAGCAACCCCGCCCCTCTGGACGCCGCCTCACCATCCTCACCAACGCGGGAGGCCCCGGCGTACTCGCCACGGATGCACTCGTGTCGGGAGGTGGGGAGCTGGCGGTGTTCGGCGATGATACGCGCCGCGCGCTCGATGCCTTTCTTCCTCCTCAGTGGAGCCATGGCAATCCCGTGGATGTGCTGGGTGACGCCGACCCGGAGCGCTACGCCCGGGCGCTGGAGGTGGCGGGGAGCGACCCGGGCAGCGACGGGCTCCTGGTCATCCTCACGCCGCAGGACATGACGGAGCCGACGCAGACGGCGGACCGGCTCAAACCCTACGCGAAGCTGCCGGGCAAACCCGTGCTGGCGAGCTGGATGGGGGGCTCCGAGGTTGCCGCGGGTGAGCGCATCCTCAACGACGCGGGCATCCCGACCTTCGGCTATCCCGACACGGCCGCGCGCATCTTCAATTACATGTGGCGCTACTCGTACAACCTGGCGGGCTTGTACGAGACGCCCACCTTGACGGAGGAGCCCACCGGAGGACGGGACGCGGCGCGCCGCCTGGTGGACGCGGCGCGCGCGCGGGGACGCACCCTGCTGACGGAGCACGAGTCCAAGCAGCTGCTCTCCTCCTACGGCATCCCCACCGTGGAGACGAAGCTCGCCACGACGGAGGAGGACGCGGTCGCTGAAGCCGCGGCGCTGGGCTACCCCGTGGTGCTCAAGCTCCACTCCTTCACCGTCACACACAAGACGGACGTGGGCGGTGTGAGGCTGAACCTCCAGGGCGCGGAGGCCGTGCGGCAGGCATTCCGTGGCATCCGTGAGCGGCTGATGGAGTTGGGGCAGGCCGACGCGTTTCAAGGCGTCACCGTCCAGCCCATGGTGACGCTGAGCGGTCTGGAGCTCATCGTGGGCAGCAGTCTGGACCCCCAATTCGGCCCCGTGTTGTTGTTTGGCGCGGGGGGTACGCTGGTGGAGGTGTTCAAGGACCGGGCGCTCGGGCTGCCTCCGCTCAACACGACGCTGGCGCGGCGGATGATGGAGCAGACGCGCATCTACCAGGCGCTGCGCGGCGTCCGAGGCGCGAAGCCCGTGGACCTGCCGGAGCTGGAGCGGTTGCTCGTGCGCTTCAGCCAGTTGGTGGTGGAGCAGCCCTGGGTGAAGGAGGTGGACATCAACCCGCTCCTGGCCTCGTCGGAGCGGCTCCTCGCGCTGGATGCCCGGGTCGTGTTGCATCCGCCGTCGGTGACGGAGGCGGAGCTGCCGAAGCTCGCCATCGAGCCGTATCCGCAGCAGTACGTGTCACCCTTCCGGCTGAAGAACGGCGAGGAGCTGCTCCTGCGGCCCATCCGCCCCGAGGACGAGCCTCGGATGGAACGCTTCCACCGCACGCTCTCCGAACAGACGGTGTTCATGCGCTACGCGGGATTGATGCAGCTGAGCACCCGTGTGGCGCACGAGCGGCTCTCGCGCATCTGCTTCAACGACTACGCGCGGGAGATGGCGCTGGTGGCCGAGCGCAAGGGTGGGGAGCTCCTGGGCGTCGGGCGGCTGACGCGCCTGCGAGGCACCCAGGACGCGGAGTTCGCCATCCTCATCAGCGATGCCGTGCAGCACGAAGGGCTGGGCACGGAGATGCTGCGGCGGCTGGTGGAGGTGGGCCGCGCGTGGGGCATGCAGCGAATCGTCGCGGACATCCTCGCGGGGAACCGCGCCATGCAGAACGTCAGCAAGCGGCTGGGGTTCTCCATCCTCCCTCACGAGGAGCTGGCCCCGGACATGGTCAAGGCGGTGAAGGTGCTCTGA